The genomic stretch AAGTTTCTTGTTTAAAAATACAGTGTTGATTGTTTCAAAAAAGCTAAAGAGACCAGAGAAAATAACTGCATATCGATATACAGATGTTCGATAGCGAAGCGTACGATCAAAAAGACCAAGTACAATTAAAACAACAGCCATTGGGTAAATAAAACCAAGCAAAGGCGAAGAAAAAGCCAATATTTGATTCAACCCTAAGTTTGCAATAGCTAAACTGACGATAGTGAGTAAAGTTGCCCACCCTTTGTATGATAAAAAGGTAAAAAGGGTAGAAAAATATTGACTGCATGAAATAATAAGTCCGATAGAAACGCACAAACAAGCTAAAGTAAATAAAACACCTAAAAGAAGCGTGCCAAATTCTCCAAAAAGGGTAGACATTACGATTGTTAAGACGTCAGTTCCGTTATTAGCTGTTCCAATTGAAGAACTTGAAGCACCTAAGTAGGCTAGTATAGCGTAAATAGAAGCAAGAAGTGTCCCTGCCCCAAGTCCAGCTATCATCATATATTTTGAAACTTTCTTTGGTTCTTGGACTCCCTTTGCTAAAATCGCGTTTGCTACAAAAATTCCAAACACAAGCGCAGCTAAAGCGTCCATTGTTTGGTAGCCGTCTAAAAATCCTTTGAAAAACGTATTTCTTTGATAAACTTCTTCTGCTTGTTGAAAATTGCCAAGCGGCGTAATAAGACTTTTTACAAAAATCATTAAAATAAGACTTAATAAAATAGGGGTCAACAGTTTTCCAAAGCGGTCAACAAGCTTTGATGGTGAAAGGCTCAGCCATAGAACAAGTGCAAAAAAGATTATTGTATAGATTCCGAGAAGAAGGGATGAAGAAGGAAGAAAAGGCTTCATTCCCATTTCATATGCAATAGTCCCTGCACGAGGAATAGCAAGGCCTGGACCAATTGAAACGTAAATAACAAGTGGGAAGAAGAAAGCAAAGCTTTTGTGGACACGAGACCCTAACGTTTGAATGCTTCCTGTATTAGCAATTGTCATTACTCCTAAAATAGGAAGTCCTACGGCTGTAATAATAAAACCAATTAATGCAATTACCATCTCTTCACCAGAAGCTCTTCCTAAAAAAGCAGGAAAGATGAGATTACCAGCTCCAAAAAACATAGAAAAAAGCATAAAGCTTAGTAGAAGAAGCTCTTTGTTGTTTAAATTTTTCATAATGTAAGTCCTCTCTTTTTTCATGTATGTAGTATAACAGCGCATAAGAGGACAATCTACAGCGGTTTAAAAGTAGTAAAATTCAAAAAACTTAGCTCCCTTACTCTATGAAATGCCTCTATATAAACATTAATTATTTTCGCTTATTTAATGTTGTAAGTAAGGCTAAAAAAAGCACAACAAAAACAATACCGCTCCACATTAGTGTATCAATTAAAAAATCCATCTTTTATTCACCTCACCCACTCATTATATCAAAAGAAGAGAAAGTCAGAAAAATGTAGAAAATAGACGTGTAAAAAGAACTAGTAAAGAAGAAAACGTGCCTCTTTTTGAAGGAATTCTGAAGCATTTTTAAAGGATTGCGATATTCTTTTAAAAATTTTGTTATACTTTATGAGGGAAAAAAGCAAAAATATGGAGGTACAATAATGTTAAGAATGTCAACAAGAGATCAACATCCTTTTTTAGGAATGTTAAAAAGTCCAAAGCAAACGTTAACATCACTTTTTTATGATGCTCGGTTTCTCTGGGCCTTCCTCATTTTATGGTTAGGTGGAATAAGCGGAATCACCATTATTAGTCGATTGCAAAACGTGGGAGATGATACAAGTCTTTTAACTATTTTACTTTCCGTTATTATCGGTGGATTTGTAATGGGGATTTTGGGATGGTTTTTATTTAGTATTTTATATATGTTTTTTGGTTCCTTATTTGGAGGCAGAAGTGATTTTAGTCATATTCAAATCGCAACAGCTTATAGTCTAACACCGCTTGCTACTAATACTATTTTGACCCTTATTCCGCTTCTTTTTTTACAGGAGCATTTTTTTCAAGTTCAAAGTAATACATTATCAACGTTTGCTTCAATTACTTTGCTTGTTTTTTCTATTATTGAAGTGATTGCTCTTTTATGGTCTTTTATTTTAACAGTAGGGTCAGTTAGTGAAGCACATCGTTTATCTTTTGGAAAAAGTTTTCTCACGGTATTTTTCAGCTGGATCATTGTTTTAGTCATTTTATTCGGTATGCTTCTCACATTTAATACATTGTCATAATTAAAGTGAAAGGCAAGGGGGAATGAAGCATGTATCATGGAAATCCAGTATTAGAGTATCGACTTTTAAAAGGGAAGGAAATTGAAGCTCTTTATTTCTATGAGAATATTGAAATTGAGCAAATTATTGCAAGACGAGAGTGTGAATTTTTTGTAAAACAG from Priestia filamentosa encodes the following:
- the brnQ gene encoding branched-chain amino acid transport system II carrier protein; amino-acid sequence: MKNLNNKELLLLSFMLFSMFFGAGNLIFPAFLGRASGEEMVIALIGFIITAVGLPILGVMTIANTGSIQTLGSRVHKSFAFFFPLVIYVSIGPGLAIPRAGTIAYEMGMKPFLPSSSLLLGIYTIIFFALVLWLSLSPSKLVDRFGKLLTPILLSLILMIFVKSLITPLGNFQQAEEVYQRNTFFKGFLDGYQTMDALAALVFGIFVANAILAKGVQEPKKVSKYMMIAGLGAGTLLASIYAILAYLGASSSSIGTANNGTDVLTIVMSTLFGEFGTLLLGVLFTLACLCVSIGLIISCSQYFSTLFTFLSYKGWATLLTIVSLAIANLGLNQILAFSSPLLGFIYPMAVVLIVLGLFDRTLRYRTSVYRYAVIFSGLFSFFETINTVFLNKKLDAVLSLFPLYEAGVGWVVPALLGIAVGFLFSSSLSSEEEKRLSS
- a CDS encoding Yip1 family protein; its protein translation is MLRMSTRDQHPFLGMLKSPKQTLTSLFYDARFLWAFLILWLGGISGITIISRLQNVGDDTSLLTILLSVIIGGFVMGILGWFLFSILYMFFGSLFGGRSDFSHIQIATAYSLTPLATNTILTLIPLLFLQEHFFQVQSNTLSTFASITLLVFSIIEVIALLWSFILTVGSVSEAHRLSFGKSFLTVFFSWIIVLVILFGMLLTFNTLS